One window of the Halobacillus litoralis genome contains the following:
- a CDS encoding glutamate ligase domain-containing protein, which yields MYRLENEVTVVIDYAHTADSISHSLETVGSQGAASITHVFGFRGDRDEKKRKDMLEASVHQSDAYILTCDDLNTVPYDQMIETLEMLQSSFGEEHGRIIPDRTLAVEEAIMNSDKGDWVLITGKGHESYQQEFHYPTTSDKETVEYIHSRLKEYEKI from the coding sequence CGATTATGCTCACACTGCTGACAGCATTTCTCATTCCCTTGAAACAGTCGGCTCTCAGGGAGCTGCTTCGATCACCCATGTCTTCGGCTTTCGTGGTGATCGTGATGAGAAAAAAAGGAAAGATATGCTTGAAGCATCTGTGCACCAGAGTGATGCTTACATCTTAACCTGTGATGACCTTAATACAGTGCCTTACGACCAGATGATAGAGACACTGGAAATGTTACAAAGCAGCTTTGGTGAAGAACATGGGCGGATCATCCCGGACCGCACGCTCGCTGTTGAAGAAGCCATCATGAATAGTGATAAAGGTGATTGGGTGTTGATTACTGGAAAAGGCCATGAATCTTACCAGCAGGAATTCCATTATCCGACGACATCAGATAAAGAAACTGTCGAATATATTCATTCGCGTTTAAAAGAGTATGAGAAAATATAA
- a CDS encoding cell wall hydrolase yields MAVVKATKKDKQLLARLMRAEAEGDGKLGMLMVGNVGVNRTRVGCLDFSDINTIQRMVFQSPGGFEATQKGYFYQRAREMEIRLAQKAINGGRYHPASYALWFFRPEGSCPAQWFGQWNSGRYKSHCFFIPTESECAEVYNTF; encoded by the coding sequence ATGGCTGTGGTAAAAGCTACGAAAAAAGATAAACAGCTCCTGGCCAGATTGATGAGGGCAGAAGCCGAAGGGGACGGAAAGCTGGGAATGCTGATGGTAGGAAACGTCGGTGTCAACCGGACAAGAGTCGGCTGCCTGGACTTTTCGGATATCAACACGATCCAGCGGATGGTTTTTCAAAGCCCCGGAGGGTTTGAAGCTACTCAGAAGGGATATTTTTATCAGCGGGCTCGTGAAATGGAGATCCGTCTTGCTCAAAAAGCAATCAATGGCGGGAGATACCATCCAGCGAGTTATGCCCTCTGGTTTTTCCGGCCTGAAGGGAGCTGCCCCGCTCAATGGTTTGGGCAGTGGAATTCAGGAAGGTACAAAAGTCACTGTTTTTTTATACCGACAGAATCAGAATGCGCGGAAGTATACAATACATTTTAA